In Setaria italica strain Yugu1 chromosome IX, Setaria_italica_v2.0, whole genome shotgun sequence, the genomic stretch CCATAACTGATTCCTCGAACATCGTGACTCTAAATCACCCTTTCTTTCTAAGCGAACACCTCCCTGAATCATCATTGACAAGTCACAAAGAACCTAGTTTATGTGAAGTAGAAGAATGCATGGATCGGAGCTGGCGGAAATGAGAGGCATCAGGAAAAAAATTAGCACTTTGCATTGACCTCATTCCTGACTCTGCTTAGAATGTCGCGGGGAGACGGTCCAGATGCTAGGCTCGCAGCACTGACTGACCAAAGTTGGTATTACGGATCTAGTAGATAAGCTGAGTCTCAGGATGTTACCATCCGCAGCTGGCGCACTGATCAAGATGGCAGGTGGCAGGAGGGCGGCAGGAGGTCTTTTGCTGCTTCCACATCGACATTTTTCAGTTTCACCGATCTGGCCTGACGTGTGGGCCTGCACACCTAGGCCCAATCCAATTAAAACCAACCCCCGGTTTCACCGCCCACACCCATCAACATTTCTGTATTAGCAAAATATacaaaaaaaagtgaaaaagaAATGCCTGATAGATCTTGTCCAACCCAAGCCACTCCGGGAAACAGTAAAGTTGACGAGTGTTTTCTACAGCCACGACCAACCACTGTACAGTTTCAGATGAAGGCTttccaggttctttctcttccattcatcgttcgttggttgttatactttagcttatcattgtaacattgcaatgaaatattgtaggtcCAGGTGAAAGCAGCAAGGAagcaacaagaggagatggcagCGAGGATGCAGCAGATAGTTCAGCACAGGTTAGAGGTCGAgcggtagaggatggaggaagaaaaatcaGATGAGGATGGACCAGATGTTCTAGTACAAgcagaattttgcttcgagcatgggtcaATCTTTGCCACCACCACCGATGTTGTTCCCTccacctcagccacccacaactactcctgtgagtcacttgacacattgtgcttaagattgaatactttaattttgacaactacagatgttagctcagaatgtcctatcctatgtgtagaatcaatcggcggctttgAATAATGAAGACCAAGATTTGTctcagtggtctccttggcctccacagATTTAGACTTTGcatttgtgacttgaacttggatgaaacttagttgtgacttgaacttgaaTTTATGGCTTGTTTCATGCTTACTTTGGATTATgtctgtgatgtttatgaataatgcttgtaatggtggttgtgaattatgcttGTGATTGTTTCTTAtaaatgcctgtgatgatgtgtattgtgaattgagaggggtccgttatacgtgacaaaatGGGTAAAAAGGGGTACTgtccactttgccgagtgttacactcggcaaagaggggctttgccaagtgttttggctttaacactcgagAAACGTTAATTTTTTTACCGAGTGCCTCAAGGTCGGCACTCagcaaattttaattttttgccgagtgtgtgcCGTCTGACACTCGACAAACTTGTCGTTAACCTGGACGCCGTCACCGCCATTGTCGCCGAGTGTttatcttcgccgagtgtctttttggccttcggcaaaccttttgccgagtgcgcgatgtttgacactcggcaaagacctgTTTGCCGAcgcaaaatttgccgtgtgctaaatgctgagtgttacactcggcaaactctttgctgagtgtttttagaccttcgccgagtgcccctggcactcagCATGTtctctgtttcccgtagtgagccAGTATATGGTATAAACGATACATTTTGAGGAATGTTGGTGAACGTTGTACATTTCAATATATAGTTTCAGGCATAGTAAATAAGATTGTGATTCTTGCTATCATATCATGCATCTTGACCTAGCAGAGTCAAGTTATCGAGATTGATTTGCAATGTATTAGCACGGAATTAAGTTATTAGGTATTAGAAAAGAGGGagattggaaaattgaactcAAAACATAATGAAACTATATATTGAATGCATCCATATAATGCCTCACCTACTTAAAATAAATACATAACATTTGTCTTGCAACTGAAACTTAACAATTTGACATGTTTCCCTTCTGACCAATATATACCAAGCCATCACTCTTTCTTCCTAAGCAAACTCCGCATCGAACCAgcagtcacaagtcacaaggaACTTCGGCTCCATGCCTAAGGGTAGGTTTGTTCCAGTTTCTATGAAGTAGAAGATGGCGGAAATGAGAGGCAACAGGAAACAAGTTACCATTCCACTCTGCACCTAGAATGCCCTGAACAGTCTCTTTGGGCGTGATTGGTTTGCTGTTGAGCCCAGCCTGGTTCGTACCAGAGAGCCAGGCTAAATAGATGTGATGAAGGGGGCTACGAACAGAAATTATTTGGTTGCCCGCATGagataaactcttaaaattacATAGTACAGTGATGTTTATTTTGTTTGAGTTTATTTTAATATCTCttattttgagatctttgaaaaatattaatattaCTTAATATAAGTTAATCATTCGCTTAGCATTATCATTAGTGGGAGATCACTTGCACCCGCCTAGCCAGGCACGCGGAAACGAACTTCGTCTGTGTTTACTGGGAGCCGAGCTTGATGGTACCTTTTGCATGCGCCGGACCAGGCTGAGATGAGTCTGCAGCCAACTAAACTAGCACAGACTGCATCCCAGCAGCCTGGCTCAGCCTTGGCACAGGCAACCAATCAGCCCCTTCGCTCTCTGGGCCGATATACTTGATGTTGGGCTTGAGCTTCCTTCGGCTCCTCTTGGGCTTGAGTTGATTTGCAACAGCTTCTGGTGTAGCGTGGCGGCATCAGGTTGAGATTTTTGTAGTAGTCGTCGTCATCAAAGCAGGTAGCATATATGTTAACAGTTTTGTTGCTTGCATCATGTATACCTTAGAGAAATCGAATAACATGAGTGTTGATGTCGTGGTGTCCTCGATCAGTTCTAGCTTTCATGTCCTTCCGGGAAAGTGTCAGTGTAAAAAGGACATGCATGGACCTTTCATTAACCATTCGCATCCGCTGCCAATGTTTCTGCAAACAAAACCCTCCATTTGTGTTGCGAGCGTAGACATGCTTGTTAACTCGTTTACACTTCGCCTTCTTCATCGGCTTCTTCCTATTCAAGCCATCTATCATGTATAAAGATAGATAGGCTGTTGGTTGTTGGGCTTCAAGACTTACAAACGTTTGAGCTCTACATCTAATTCCCCTAAAATTGTATCCCAATCTGTGATCTGTACTGAAGTTATCCATAACCATTATTGGTGATTTAGCTTGGCCGTCTAGGACACTTGCACCAGGAGCATTTCCTCTAGCGTACTGCATGCACGTCATGACATAGTCACTGACATATGGGCCTGCGCACCACCCCAGTCCCATTACACCAGCCCCGGTTTCACCACCCATCAACATTGCTATACGTGTAAAATATACAACAAaagtaaaaaaagaaattcctCGTAGATTTAATCAACCGAGGCCACTACATAGTGTACCCCACGCATTTTGAGGATTGTTGGTGAACGCTGTATGTTTTAAGTTCAATTTAGCAATATCCCTCTTTTTTAATATCTAATTACTTTTTTCCATGCTAATATATTGCAAATCAATTTTGATAGCTTGACTCTGATAGGGCAAGATGCATGATAGCAAAAATCACAATCTCATTTACCATGGACAGAAACTACATATTGAATGCATACATATAATGCCTGAACTCACCTACTGAAAAGTAATACGTGACAATTGTCTTAACTGAAAAGTAATAGATTGACATGCATGATTTCTTTTGCCCAATATATAGATACCAAGCCACCCTTTCTTTCTAAGCGAACACCACACTGAATCATCACTGACAAGTCACAAAGAACTTAGTTTCTGTGAAGTAGAAGACTGCATAGATCGGAGCTGGCGGAAATGAGAGGCATCAGGAAACAAATTAGCACTTTTAGCTCCTGCCAGGCTCGAAGCACTGACTAATAAAGTTGGTATTAcggatctactccctccgttccgaaTTGTATatcattttgacttttataTATTCATAGATACATAACAATGCATCCATACAATGCCTCACCTACTGAAAATAAATACATAACAATTGTCTTGCAACTGAAACGTAACAATTTGGCATGTTTCTTTTCTGACCAATATATACCAAGCCACCATTTCTTCCTAAGCAAACACCGCATCGAACCAGcgctcacaagtcacaaatTAAAGAACTTGGGCTGCATGCTGAAGCTGGCCTACCAATTTAATGTCTGGGGGTAGATTTCTTCCAATTTCTGTGAAGTAGAAGAATGCATGGATAGGAGGTGACGGAAATGAGAGGCATCAGGAaacgaattagcacagggtgtTGGCCTCCGCTCTCTGCCAAGAATGTCCACTGCCTAGAATGTCCAGACTGACAAACCCTTTCTCTTTGGGCTGATATGCTTCATGTTGGGCTTGCGCTTCCTTCGGCTCCTCTCGAGCTTGAGTTGATTTGCATCAGCTTCTGGTGAAGTGGCAGCATCAGGTTGAGATGTAGTAACAGTCGTCACAGCAGGTAGCATGTTAGCAGTTTTGCTGCTTGCATGATACCTTAGCAAAGTGTCAGTGTAAAAGGACATGGACATCTCATTAACCCACTGCTGGGGAATACACCTTCAGTACCGGGTTGAAACCTCCCTTTAGCACCGGTATGCAACCGATATTGCTATTTCGgtagtaccggatcaaataactggtactaaaggggtggtACTAAAGgcatccctttagtaccggttgtttataccaCTGCTTCAGCTTCTAAAAGCGCCTACTTCTCCAAGAATCATAAGCGCCCACTTCTCCAAGAATCACAATCACAAATTCCTTGCGAGCACACGAATTTCACAAGAATCAAAAAAATTCACAATCACATGAATCACAGTAAGAATCACAATCATAAATTTCACAAGAATCACAGCACAAATCACAAGAATACATTTCAGAAGAATCACTATCACATAATTCACAAGAATCACATAAAGAATTAAAACCATAGAGTTCACAGGAGAGCTTCGCCTGTGCCATCGGGCCTCCCACTGCGCTTCCAGGGGTTGGCCAGGGAGGCCCCCTGCGCCTGCGGTGGCCGGCAGCCAGTGTCCCCAGGGGCCGGCGGCCAGGGAGATCCCCGGCGCCCATGGTGGCCGGCGGTCGGGGAAGCCCCCTGCACCTGCGGtagtgagagaggagagggaggaggctgTGTTGGcagtgagagaggagagggaggaggctgTGTGGAGGGAGGAGTGGCCGGTGGGGAGATAAGTTTGGTGGTGTGGGTGGGGAGATAAAGGATAAGACCGAGTGGGTAgggagataagggagagagatagaggatTCGGAGAGAGCTTTTAATATTGAGTGGAGATTTCACCCGTAACTAAAGATCCTcaagcacattagtaccagttggaggctccaaccggtactaattggtAACCTTTAGTAATGGATGAAGTCTCTacctagtactaaagggggctcCTCGTCGACTAACCGCtagacccagtactaatgctcacattagtatcgggttaAAAACCAACCGGAGTTTTCCATTAGTGACCGATCGCATCAGCTCAGCTCAGCAAGACAAAACCTCCATTTGAGTGTGGACATGACTATTAAGAACAATTTTTTTGGAACGAAATTATATTAAGAACAATTGTGCCTCGTGATGTTAACTCGTTTACAGTACTCATATTGTGGCATGGCTCATCTCATGCTTGCCGTCGAATGCATTGTCAAATCTGAAGCTCCATTTCCGTTTCTGTAGTAGCACTGGAGCAAGCCAATCTAGGCTGATGGTGGGTTGGTTTCATGAACGATTGAACGAATGCTTATGGTCTTATGGAGGGTCCTAATTTAGAGGAAACAAATTATCACTCTCGGCCACTTTCACTCTCTGCCTAGAATAAATGTCCTGGACTGACAGTCATAGGCATCCTTAAGCTTGTCCCTTGGATGCAGTGTCCAAATCTACACCATCGCTGCAGTCTGGTGCACCCATCACGTCGAAAGGAGGCGGGCATTTTTTATAGGGTTCGAGCATGGATAAACAGAGTATGAGATACAAGATCGCCGCCGGACTTGCCAATCAACTCGGGTGGCGCCAGATTTTCCTTCTTAACCAAGACGATCTCACATCTTTCCACTCGCGTGTAGTTCAAAACTCAGGAAGCTCGCAAAGGTCAACCTCCATATAAGAATTATATAAATCCAACTGTAGAATATTGGAACTGCTCCCATGATTACCAATAACTAACCCCAATAAatcaatagaaaaaaaatatcaatcaTAAAAATCCTAGATCATAGGAGCGATTTGTTTCTTATTGAACTTCCTCAAGAACAGTTCAAAAGATGTGATTTCCAGTGCATTTGGTGCGCACGTTCACTGAGTACCACCGTATCAGATAGGGGTAACTAAAGATGCTACGTTCAAAACCCGACCGGTTCCACCCAATGTCTGGTACAAGGACATCCACACACTCAGAACAAGGGGATGCATCATTTCTTCTGCTGCTTCGACACGTTCAGCTGCTGGAGGTTGAGCAGCAGGTCATTGGAGTCCAGGAAGACCTTGTTGGCTGAGGCTGCAATCGTGTGCGAGATCTCCCTCGCGGCTTCAATCTGCCTCAGGGCAAGGAAAGCAGGGTTGTTTGCAATGGCCTGGCCAATCAGCTCTGCAGACTTAGCCTCTCCCTGTTCACAGCAGAGACCACCAAAAGCAGATTGTGTTTTAGAGCAAGGCTCAGCTCACAAAATGAATATAAGTTTAGATGATGTATAAATCTTAGACATCATGCAGCAAAAACTATCAATATAAGAGGCATCTTCCTCTACTCATCTTCCTCATACTTTACTCCAATCTTTTGCAGGTTTAGGTGCCATGCTTAATCAAGAATTGGTTTCTTACCTGAGCCCTGATAATTGCACTTCTCTTATCTTGCTCAGCTTTCTCGACAATGAACTTTGCACGCTCAGCTTCCTGTGCAGCAACTTGTTTGGCTTCAATTGCATGAGTAAACTCCTTCCCAAAGCTCAGGCTTGTAATGGAGACATCATCAAGAGCAATGCTAAAGTTTCTGGCCCTCTCGGTCAGTATCTTCCTAATCTCCCTACTAACAGTCTGAAATTGGAAGGAGAACAGAGTAAACAATGGTGCTCTGAAGTATAAGCTTTTTACCAATATAGAAAAGCAATATACAGAAGATATGTGTAGATCATATCATCTTACTTCTCTCTGTGTGATCAACTGGCTAGCATTGTATTGAGCTACAACAGCTTTCAGTGTTTCATGAATGATAGAAGGCAGAACTCTCTCGTTGAAGTTCTCCCCCAAAGTCCTGTAGATATGGGGTAGCCTCTCTGGCATAGGCCTTGTGAGGACACGAAGACCAATTTTCACCTGCCAAATAAAGTACAGAATAGATATATCAAAATATGAAATGAGTCACATGATTAAGGAAAaggtccattttactcccctcacctattcactttgtccgcttaaccccccgaacaaaatttaggctcaatttactcccctgaactatttcatttggtccaatctacctcctaattagatttctcttttttgtttctctatgAGTTGAactttgagttcaaattttgtttgAGCGGATAtaaaacatgatgccttatgtaaaaacaattatactaagaatttttcatggtcattttcataggttaggaatatttaatacaaaACTGATctagatatacaaaactgtatgaaaataatcatgaaaaatccCTAAAAGTACTTTCTAACGTAAGTGTCAAGCTCTAAGTCAAGTGACCAAATCTGAAATTTAAACTCAACTTGTgtatgaagaaataaaaaagagattATTCATCAGAGATATGGGTNNNNNNNNNNNNNNNNNNNNNNNNNNNNNNNNNNNNNNNNNNNNNNNNNNNNNNNNNNNNNNNNNNNNNNNNNNNNNNNNNNNNNNNNNNNNNNNNNNNNAAAGTACTTTTCTAACGTAAGTGTCGAATTTTAGTCACGTGTCAAAGATCGGAAATTTAAACTCAACTCGTatatgaagaaataaaaaagagaaatctaattagggggtagattggaccaaatgaaatagttcggggGAGTAAattgagcctaaattttgcttagggggttaagcggacaaagtaaataggtgaggggagtaaaatggactttttccccTGATTAATCATAGCTTGTGttacaaaataaatatatacTATTTCAGAAAGTACAGCAATTATGGTAAAATCAAAGAAGTGCATCGGAATTTAATAGAATAAACAAATAGTAGCATTCTGTGTAGTAAGATAAAACAAAAATGGAGCGCACTCCAtaatatggaaaaaaaaaaggtaaaccTACTGTTTATACCTCAGGCAAAAAAATTAACTAGAATAGACTTAGTTAAATGAgcatgcaaaagaaaaatgccTTATTATTATCTGGTTATAGCACCCCCCAGATGGCAACAACTGATAATGGTCAAAGAAACTGCAAGATGATCTTCTGAATTTAGGTTAACTGTTGACAGCTTTTGTAGCAAATTAGCAATGATACTGTTCCCCGATGAATTTATGAACAAATATTTGAATGTAAATTGAAGAGAAACCACTAGTGCTGAAACAATAATAACAGCCAGTGCAGACATTTTAGGATCATATGAACTAAGGATGAAACAGGTTTGTCGACCCAAATTTCACATGAACTTGATAATGCAATGACCAAGTGATGCAGAAGAATGCATGTCAGGTGGCACACAGCAACATTTACACTAGAGTTTAAAAACAAGTTCCAAAAAGAAATGAAGAATGTTAAGTTGGAATCATTGGACTAAATAGATATGCATATTTACCATCTGAAGATCCCTGCTTCCAGAAGTACTCTCAACAAGATTGGGGCGAGCACGGACATCATAAATGATTGGCCGTTCAAACCATGGAATCATAAAGTGAGTCCCTTCAGGGTATACCTGCATAAAGAAAATATTTAGCATAAATTGAACTGGCTCATCATCCAGGGGATTGATACTGTGCATGTTAAACAATAAGCCAATCAACAAAATGCCGCAAAAAAGTCAAGTTACACATTAAGAATTTTTCACCAGTTCACACATTAACAGATCCTACAAGTACATCAACAGTTTGGTGCACTGAAAAACACTGTAACTGATATATGACAGGAAATCTAGCACTACAAATAATGGTGCACAAAAAAGATCAACACGAACTACTTTGACAGGAACAGGTTATGATTCAGTTTGAAATATACTCAAGATAAAGAAAGCAAATTGCAAACCATATTTAAACTTTAAACTGATTTTTAGATTTAGACAAGCTAAGCTCAACCCACATGGGTATGCTTCTATATCAGATTGTTGCAAGCTGGGCGACATAAATGCACCCAAGCATTCATATCATGCTTATGCAATTGTTATGTCCATGCAAGCCAACTAGCAATTCAGTTAATTTTGTGCTATTTACATTAGGCACACGGACAGCACACCAGGGCAAAACTGTGATTCAAGCCCTTTGTGATTACACGTAAATGAGTAAATGGCAAGATATGCTTCATTAGCTTCACACTTCATTAGATCAATGAAGAAAAAGAACACATACATAAATTTTGGACTAAGAAAGTGCAAAGGATAGCTAATATCCTTTTGCACTAATTGTGTCTTGTAGACTTTCTATAAAGCTTACATGGCTCCTAAAAACATACGACTTACTAAAAAGTTGGCTCTGCATTGAAAAATAATCAGCA encodes the following:
- the LOC101770280 gene encoding prohibitin-2, mitochondrial; amino-acid sequence: MNVKGGGRIPAPPPGASALLKVAVFGGAAVYAAMNSLYNVEGGHRAIVFNRIQGIKDKVYPEGTHFMIPWFERPIIYDVRARPNLVESTSGSRDLQMVKIGLRVLTRPMPERLPHIYRTLGENFNERVLPSIIHETLKAVVAQYNASQLITQRETVSREIRKILTERARNFSIALDDVSITSLSFGKEFTHAIEAKQVAAQEAERAKFIVEKAEQDKRSAIIRAQGEAKSAELIGQAIANNPAFLALRQIEAAREISHTIAASANKVFLDSNDLLLNLQQLNVSKQQKK